One part of the Brevundimonas subvibrioides ATCC 15264 genome encodes these proteins:
- a CDS encoding DNA-packaging protein has translation MMAMSKLALHQNPPEEPWRTWVMLGGRGSGKTFAGAFWLHSLAIRNNFTFALVGPALHDVREVMVEGPSGLKAMAEGADRPRWEAGRKRLVWPYSGAVAYAFSAEDPDSLRGPQFHAAWADEFCAWRAPERVLSNLRFGLRRGPDPQLVVTTTPRPIAALRTLLAEPGTRTTRGATRDNAANLPPIYLDHLRDLYAGTRLEAQEMEGLVVEGEGALFRAEDIAAARGERPERLEKIIVAVDPPVTATGDACGIVAAGRSRLRGNADVAIACVLADRSARGLTPLGWARRVVETARLVEADQIVAEANQGGEMVRTVLQQAGCETRIKLVHATRGKRARAEPVAALYEQGRVVHCGRFNALEEELMSLGSEAPGHSPDRADALVWAVSQLLLDRPAGPRIRLV, from the coding sequence ATGATGGCGATGTCGAAACTGGCGCTCCATCAGAATCCGCCGGAAGAGCCGTGGCGGACCTGGGTGATGCTGGGTGGGCGGGGATCGGGCAAGACCTTCGCCGGAGCGTTCTGGCTTCACAGTCTGGCGATCCGGAACAACTTCACCTTCGCCCTGGTCGGACCCGCGCTGCATGACGTGCGCGAGGTCATGGTCGAGGGGCCGTCGGGGCTGAAGGCCATGGCCGAGGGCGCCGACCGGCCGCGCTGGGAGGCCGGGCGCAAGCGGCTGGTCTGGCCGTACAGCGGGGCGGTGGCCTATGCGTTCTCGGCCGAGGATCCGGACAGTCTGAGGGGCCCGCAGTTCCACGCCGCCTGGGCCGACGAATTCTGTGCCTGGCGCGCGCCGGAGCGGGTGCTGTCGAACCTGAGGTTCGGCCTGAGACGCGGGCCGGACCCGCAGCTGGTGGTGACCACGACGCCCCGGCCGATCGCGGCGCTGAGGACGCTGCTGGCCGAGCCGGGGACGCGGACCACGCGCGGGGCGACCCGGGACAATGCGGCGAACCTGCCGCCGATCTATCTGGACCACCTGCGCGATCTCTATGCCGGGACGCGGCTGGAGGCGCAGGAGATGGAGGGGCTGGTCGTCGAGGGCGAGGGGGCCCTGTTCCGGGCCGAGGACATCGCCGCGGCGCGGGGCGAACGGCCGGAGCGTCTGGAGAAGATCATCGTCGCCGTCGATCCGCCGGTCACGGCCACGGGCGACGCCTGTGGCATCGTGGCGGCCGGGCGGTCCCGCCTGCGCGGGAATGCCGACGTCGCCATCGCCTGTGTGCTGGCCGACCGGTCGGCGCGGGGTCTGACGCCGCTGGGCTGGGCCCGGCGCGTGGTCGAGACCGCGCGGCTGGTGGAGGCCGACCAGATCGTGGCCGAGGCCAACCAGGGCGGGGAAATGGTGCGCACCGTGCTGCAGCAGGCCGGGTGCGAGACCCGGATCAAGCTGGTGCACGCCACGCGCGGCAAGCGGGCCCGGGCCGAGCCGGTCGCGGCGCTGTACGAACAGGGCCGGGTCGTCCACTGCGGACGGTTCAACGCCCTGGAAGAAGAGCTGATGAGCCTGGGCAGCGAAGCGCCCGGACATAGTCCGGACCGGGCCGACGCCCTGGTCTGGGCCGTCTCGCAACTGCTGCTGGACCGGCCCGCGGGGCCGCGCATCCGGCTGGTCTGA
- a CDS encoding response regulator transcription factor, with translation MKTSILVVDDDENIREVIHAILTQAGFQVAVVSSGEAALAMVKRSRFALMLLDVHMPRMGGLDVMAAMRRLVEAPPVLMVSADSQSRTVREAVALGCVGYVAKPFSPGSLVDRVRRALKQPMSPLMI, from the coding sequence ATGAAGACCTCGATCCTGGTCGTCGACGACGACGAGAACATCCGCGAGGTCATCCACGCCATCCTGACCCAGGCCGGGTTCCAGGTGGCGGTGGTGTCGAGCGGCGAGGCGGCCCTGGCCATGGTGAAACGGTCGCGCTTCGCGCTGATGCTGCTGGACGTCCACATGCCCAGGATGGGCGGGCTGGACGTCATGGCCGCCATGAGGCGACTGGTCGAGGCCCCGCCGGTGCTGATGGTATCGGCCGACAGCCAGAGCCGAACCGTCCGCGAGGCCGTGGCGCTGGGGTGCGTCGGCTATGTCGCCAAGCCGTTCAGCCCGGGGAGCCTGGTGGACCGCGTCCGCCGGGCCCTGAAGCAGCCCATGTCCCCCCTGATGATCTGA
- a CDS encoding ABC-F family ATP-binding cassette domain-containing protein: MAPRSSPRPPLVALKDVRLQDGTRPLFEGVDLAIEPRTRSCLVGRNGAGKSTLMKMVMGLIEPDSGTRSIQGSVRFAYVPQEPLIAGDTLLDYATSNDAESWTAEAWLETFGMDPNKSTKGLSGGEIRRAALAKAFAEEPDLLLLDEPTNHMDILAIELLENEIISAKCAALIVSHDRAFLNRVTQSCHWLEGRRVRTLNKGFDDFDEWAAKQLEEEAIAFQKLTKTIERETATFYSSITARRSRNEGRARSLDALRAERAEQAKDRPRELNLGVDSGSTSGKLVADLKGVTKSFGDRMVIKPFTSRILRGDRLAIVGPNGAGKTTLVKIMLGELAPTEGTVKLGASLETVYLDQSRDGLKSDTTLWDALTPGGGDSILVRGISKHVAAYAKDFLFQEGQLRQPISTLSGGERNRLLLAIALAKPANMLVLDEPTNDLDMDTLDKLEELLEAYDGTLILVSHDRDFVDRLATSTIGMNGRGDIVETPGGWTDFIRQNPGFLKPQAAGSAPAPKAPEPAPQPAAPATRPGKLSFKDQHRLKELDALIHALPADIAAHEATLADVNFYARDPSGFASTMKALDGARAKLEAAEEEWLELEAKREAMAG, translated from the coding sequence ATGGCTCCCCGCTCTTCTCCGAGACCCCCTCTCGTCGCCCTGAAAGACGTCCGTCTGCAGGACGGCACCCGGCCCCTGTTCGAGGGCGTCGACCTGGCCATCGAGCCCCGCACCCGCTCCTGCCTCGTCGGCCGCAACGGGGCCGGCAAGTCGACCCTGATGAAGATGGTCATGGGGCTGATCGAACCCGACTCAGGCACGCGCTCGATCCAGGGTTCGGTGCGCTTCGCCTATGTGCCGCAGGAGCCGCTGATCGCGGGCGACACCCTGCTGGACTACGCCACCTCCAACGACGCCGAGAGCTGGACCGCCGAGGCCTGGCTCGAGACCTTCGGCATGGACCCGAACAAGTCCACCAAGGGCCTGTCGGGCGGCGAGATCCGCCGCGCCGCCCTGGCCAAGGCCTTCGCCGAGGAGCCCGACCTGCTCCTGCTGGACGAGCCGACCAACCACATGGACATTCTGGCGATCGAACTGCTGGAAAACGAGATCATCAGCGCCAAATGCGCCGCCCTGATCGTCTCCCACGATCGCGCCTTCCTGAATCGCGTGACCCAGTCCTGCCACTGGCTGGAGGGCCGCCGCGTCCGCACCCTGAACAAGGGCTTCGACGATTTCGACGAATGGGCCGCCAAACAGCTGGAAGAGGAGGCCATCGCCTTCCAGAAGCTGACCAAGACGATCGAGCGCGAGACCGCCACCTTCTACAGCTCGATCACCGCCCGCCGCAGCAGGAACGAGGGCCGCGCCCGCTCCCTCGACGCCCTGCGCGCCGAACGCGCCGAACAGGCCAAGGACCGCCCCCGCGAGCTGAACCTCGGCGTCGATTCCGGCTCCACCTCCGGCAAGCTGGTGGCCGACCTGAAGGGCGTCACCAAATCCTTCGGCGACCGCATGGTCATCAAGCCCTTCACCAGCCGCATCCTGCGCGGCGACCGGCTCGCCATCGTCGGCCCGAACGGCGCCGGCAAGACCACCCTGGTCAAGATCATGCTGGGCGAACTCGCCCCGACCGAAGGCACGGTCAAGCTGGGGGCCAGCCTCGAGACCGTCTACCTCGACCAGTCCCGCGACGGTCTGAAGTCCGACACGACCCTGTGGGACGCCCTGACCCCCGGCGGCGGCGACTCCATCCTGGTGCGTGGCATCTCCAAGCACGTCGCCGCCTACGCCAAGGACTTCCTGTTCCAGGAGGGCCAGCTGCGCCAGCCGATCTCGACCCTGTCGGGTGGCGAGCGCAACCGCCTGCTCCTGGCCATCGCCCTGGCCAAGCCCGCCAACATGCTGGTCCTCGACGAACCGACCAACGACCTCGACATGGACACGCTCGACAAGCTGGAAGAGCTGCTCGAGGCCTATGACGGCACCCTGATCCTGGTCAGCCACGACCGCGACTTCGTCGACCGCCTGGCCACCTCGACCATCGGCATGAACGGCCGCGGCGACATCGTCGAGACGCCCGGCGGCTGGACCGACTTCATCCGCCAGAACCCCGGCTTCCTGAAGCCCCAGGCCGCCGGTTCCGCCCCCGCGCCCAAGGCCCCCGAGCCCGCCCCGCAACCGGCGGCCCCGGCCACCAGGCCCGGCAAGCTCTCCTTCAAGGACCAGCACCGGCTGAAGGAGCTGGACGCCCTGATCCACGCCCTGCCCGCCGACATCGCCGCCCACGAGGCGACCCTCGCCGACGTCAACTTCTACGCCCGCGACCCCTCGGGCTTCGCCAGCACCATGAAGGCGCTGGACGGTGCCCGGGCCAAGCTGGAAGCCGCCGAAGAAGAATGGCTGGAGCTGGAAGCCAAGCGCGAGGCGATGGCCGGCTGA
- a CDS encoding YcgN family cysteine cluster protein: MAFWQTKRLEQMTRAEWESLCDGCGLCCLIRFEDEDTGEVFPTKVHCKLFDGQKCACTDYANRKDHVPDCIKLTPWNIEALGWMPLSCAYRRLHEGRGLANWHPLISGDPETVHTAGVSIRGQTISELDLARPEDAVEYEAIEWLEERG; this comes from the coding sequence ATGGCATTCTGGCAGACCAAGCGTCTGGAGCAGATGACCCGTGCCGAATGGGAGAGCCTGTGCGACGGGTGCGGACTGTGCTGCCTGATCCGGTTCGAGGACGAGGATACGGGCGAGGTGTTCCCGACCAAGGTCCATTGCAAGCTGTTCGACGGGCAGAAATGCGCCTGCACCGATTATGCGAATCGGAAGGATCATGTGCCGGATTGCATCAAGCTGACGCCGTGGAACATCGAGGCGCTGGGATGGATGCCGCTGTCGTGCGCCTATCGCCGATTGCATGAAGGAAGAGGGCTTGCGAACTGGCATCCCCTGATTTCGGGCGATCCGGAGACCGTGCACACGGCAGGCGTGTCGATCCGCGGACAGACCATCAGCGAACTGGATCTGGCCCGGCCCGAGGACGCGGTCGAGTACGAGGCGATCGAGTGGCTGGAGGAGCGCGGTTGA
- a CDS encoding ABC transporter ATP-binding protein, translating to MGEAAVAGLSGAVVQYPGRPALGPLDLTVASGEILALVGASGAGKSTALRLLAGLERPASGRVERPAGTRTAFVFQSPTLMPWADARTNVALPLELSGVPAPEARRRADVALAAVGLGERTTARPRQLSGGMAMRVSLARALAVEPDLLLLDEPFAALDSITRRGLIEDLHRIATTRSIAMVFVTHDVEEAAYLASRVVVLSAADGRAVGDVAMPGPLPRPEGWRADPAYRTAVETVAEALAASMRVAA from the coding sequence GTGGGTGAAGCGGCGGTCGCGGGCCTCTCCGGGGCCGTTGTCCAGTACCCCGGCCGCCCCGCCCTCGGCCCCCTCGACCTGACGGTCGCTTCCGGCGAGATTCTCGCCCTCGTCGGAGCCTCCGGCGCGGGCAAGTCGACGGCGCTGCGGCTGCTGGCCGGACTGGAACGCCCCGCCTCCGGCCGGGTCGAGCGGCCCGCCGGCACCCGCACCGCCTTCGTCTTCCAGAGCCCGACCCTGATGCCCTGGGCCGATGCCCGCACCAACGTCGCCCTGCCGCTGGAACTGTCCGGTGTGCCCGCCCCTGAGGCCCGCCGCCGCGCCGATGTCGCCCTGGCCGCCGTCGGTCTGGGCGAGCGCACCACCGCCCGGCCGCGTCAGCTGTCCGGTGGCATGGCCATGCGCGTCTCCCTCGCCCGCGCCCTCGCGGTCGAGCCCGACCTGCTGCTGCTGGACGAGCCGTTCGCGGCGCTCGACTCCATCACCCGCCGGGGCCTGATCGAGGACCTGCACCGCATCGCCACGACCCGCTCAATCGCCATGGTCTTCGTCACCCACGATGTGGAGGAGGCCGCCTATCTGGCCAGCCGCGTCGTCGTCCTGTCGGCCGCGGACGGCCGCGCCGTCGGCGATGTCGCCATGCCCGGCCCCCTGCCCCGCCCCGAGGGCTGGCGCGCCGACCCCGCCTACCGCACGGCCGTCGAGACCGTCGCCGAGGCTCTGGCCGCGTCGATGCGGGTCGCGGCATGA
- a CDS encoding ABC transporter permease — MKRLTDALPALLLIALLLAVWEAACRLMEVPVYFLPPPSAVVLALIDNAPVLAGSAAQTFWMAFKALMVAVVLGGGLAVAVSLSSTAERAVAPLAVTLQVTPVVAIAPLVLIWAGLDHADRAVTALAAAVAFFPVFSGVLTGLKSADPDLERLFDLHGASALQRLWRLRLPSALPFMLEGIRVAAGLSIVGAVVAEFVSGSGATQGLAWRLLEAGNRLRTPDLLAALLCLAAMGLALNAVTTTIQRRILKALS; from the coding sequence ATGAAGCGGCTGACCGACGCCCTGCCCGCCCTCCTGCTGATCGCGCTGCTGCTGGCCGTCTGGGAGGCCGCCTGCCGCCTGATGGAGGTGCCCGTCTATTTCCTGCCGCCGCCCAGCGCGGTGGTGCTGGCCCTGATTGACAATGCCCCGGTCCTTGCCGGATCGGCGGCGCAGACCTTCTGGATGGCGTTCAAGGCCCTGATGGTCGCCGTGGTCCTCGGCGGCGGCCTCGCCGTCGCGGTCTCGCTGAGTTCCACCGCCGAACGCGCCGTGGCCCCGCTGGCGGTCACGCTGCAGGTCACGCCCGTCGTGGCCATCGCCCCCCTCGTGCTGATCTGGGCGGGCCTCGACCACGCCGACCGGGCCGTGACCGCGCTCGCCGCGGCCGTCGCCTTCTTCCCGGTCTTCTCCGGTGTGCTGACCGGCCTGAAGTCCGCGGATCCCGATCTGGAGCGGCTGTTCGACCTGCACGGGGCCTCGGCCCTGCAGCGGCTGTGGCGGCTGCGTCTGCCGTCCGCGCTTCCGTTCATGCTGGAGGGGATCCGGGTCGCGGCGGGGCTGTCCATCGTGGGGGCCGTGGTGGCCGAGTTCGTCTCCGGATCGGGGGCGACGCAAGGTCTCGCCTGGCGTCTGCTGGAGGCCGGCAACCGGCTGCGCACGCCCGACCTGCTGGCCGCCCTGCTCTGCCTGGCCGCCATGGGGCTAGCCCTCAACGCCGTCACCACCACGATCCAGCGACGGATTCTCAAGGCCCTGTCCTGA
- a CDS encoding ABC transporter substrate-binding protein has product MKPCATQPVVSRRLVLAGGVAVTAMGLASCGSSEAPVDDQGRVRIRFATDWRAQAEHGGFYQALASGAYARRNLNVEIIQGGPGVNVPQLLAAGAVELGMGSNSFIPLNLVAEGAPVKAVAAFFQKDPQVLIAHPDDALTGIADLAGRPFLLADASITAFWVWLKARYGFTDDQVRKYNFNPAPFIADERAVQQGYLTSEPYTIEKTAGFEPRVFLLADEGYPSYATMVLSPDGFARDNAAALRSFIAASAEGWRDYMRGDPKPADALIRTANPDMTQDILDQARAKLSEYGIVDAGDAALYGLGAMTEERWKAFFDVTSQAGVYPPNLNWRDAFTDNFLPGRG; this is encoded by the coding sequence ATGAAGCCTTGCGCGACTCAACCCGTCGTCAGCCGCCGTCTCGTCCTGGCGGGGGGCGTCGCCGTCACCGCCATGGGGCTGGCGTCGTGCGGCAGTTCCGAGGCTCCCGTCGACGACCAGGGCCGGGTCCGGATCCGTTTCGCCACCGACTGGCGCGCCCAGGCCGAGCATGGCGGCTTCTACCAGGCCCTGGCGTCGGGGGCCTACGCGCGGCGCAATCTGAACGTGGAGATCATCCAGGGCGGCCCGGGCGTGAACGTGCCCCAGCTGCTGGCCGCCGGCGCGGTCGAGCTGGGCATGGGGTCCAACTCCTTCATCCCCCTGAACCTGGTCGCCGAGGGCGCTCCGGTGAAGGCCGTCGCCGCCTTCTTCCAGAAGGACCCCCAGGTCCTGATCGCCCACCCCGACGACGCCCTGACCGGCATCGCCGATCTGGCGGGCCGCCCCTTCCTGCTGGCCGACGCCTCGATCACCGCCTTCTGGGTCTGGCTGAAGGCCCGCTACGGTTTCACCGACGACCAGGTCCGGAAATACAACTTCAATCCCGCCCCCTTCATCGCCGACGAAAGGGCCGTCCAGCAGGGCTATCTGACCTCCGAGCCCTACACGATCGAGAAGACGGCCGGGTTCGAACCGCGCGTCTTCCTCCTGGCCGACGAGGGCTATCCCTCCTACGCTACCATGGTCCTGTCGCCCGACGGCTTCGCCCGGGACAACGCCGCGGCGCTCCGCAGCTTCATCGCCGCCTCGGCCGAGGGCTGGCGCGACTATATGCGTGGCGATCCCAAGCCGGCCGATGCCCTGATCCGGACCGCCAACCCCGACATGACCCAGGACATCCTGGACCAGGCCCGCGCCAAGCTGAGCGAATACGGCATCGTCGATGCGGGCGACGCCGCCCTCTATGGCCTCGGGGCCATGACCGAGGAGCGCTGGAAGGCCTTCTTCGACGTCACCAGCCAGGCGGGCGTCTATCCCCCGAACCTGAACTGGCGCGACGCCTTCACCGACAACTTCCTGCCCGGCCGTGGGTGA
- a CDS encoding endonuclease domain-containing protein, with the protein MRAPVLTQKRARSLRKDMTPPEAAMWLRLRQRIHGRPNFRRQHAVGPFVLDFYCSALKLAVEIDGQIHSLDDNPDRDARRTAWLNA; encoded by the coding sequence ATGAGAGCGCCTGTCCTTACCCAGAAACGCGCAAGAAGTCTCCGTAAGGATATGACACCCCCCGAAGCCGCCATGTGGCTTCGCCTTCGCCAGCGTATTCACGGCAGGCCGAACTTCCGGCGTCAGCACGCCGTTGGACCGTTCGTCCTCGACTTCTATTGCTCCGCCCTGAAGCTGGCGGTCGAGATCGACGGCCAGATCCACTCCCTTGATGACAATCCGGACAGGGACGCCCGTCGAACCGCCTGGCTGAACGCTTAG
- a CDS encoding DUF2336 domain-containing protein, with product MSETLTPPAPADIGSRLPDLIALAQETSSEKRRALLRELTDHFFGGAVRTAGEDALYDSVLTDLTAEMETAVRAELSARFALSPDAPRGLIRRLANDEVAVADAVLRASTVLTDDDLLGVVRSKGQGHLRAVSERASVSEAVSDVIVERGDDVTLGTLLRNDGAILSRAASETAVERAKSNPALHAPTVERQALPADLLNDMYFVVEARLRQRILEQNAAMDPVLLESALAAGRARVASNDGALPADYSECLAYVEELKAANQLTPTMLARFLRSGSRTSFLIALAQLADVDFHTASQIVERRELDALSVICKAADLDRALFLTFAVVILGSEDNAMGKAHGYAKLYADLTREAAMRTLRFWRMRRGSAAA from the coding sequence ATGAGCGAGACCCTGACCCCGCCCGCTCCCGCCGATATCGGCTCGCGCCTGCCTGACCTGATCGCCCTGGCGCAGGAGACGTCCAGCGAAAAGCGCCGCGCCCTCCTGCGCGAACTGACCGACCATTTCTTCGGGGGCGCCGTCCGCACGGCGGGCGAGGACGCCCTGTACGATTCCGTCCTGACCGACCTGACCGCCGAGATGGAGACCGCCGTCCGCGCCGAACTGTCGGCCCGGTTCGCCCTGTCGCCCGACGCGCCGCGCGGTCTGATCCGGCGACTGGCCAATGACGAGGTCGCCGTGGCCGACGCGGTGCTGCGCGCGTCCACCGTCCTGACCGACGACGACCTGCTGGGCGTCGTGCGCTCCAAGGGACAGGGCCATCTGCGCGCCGTCTCCGAACGCGCCAGCGTGTCCGAGGCCGTGTCCGACGTCATCGTCGAACGCGGCGACGACGTGACCCTGGGCACCCTGCTGCGGAACGACGGCGCCATCCTGTCGCGCGCGGCGTCGGAGACCGCCGTCGAGCGGGCGAAGTCGAACCCCGCGCTGCACGCCCCCACGGTCGAGCGTCAGGCCCTGCCGGCCGACCTGCTGAACGACATGTATTTCGTGGTCGAGGCGCGTTTGCGTCAGCGCATCCTGGAACAGAATGCCGCCATGGACCCGGTGCTGCTGGAGAGCGCCCTGGCCGCCGGTCGCGCCCGGGTCGCGTCCAACGACGGGGCCCTGCCCGCCGACTATTCGGAATGCCTGGCCTATGTCGAGGAGCTGAAGGCCGCCAACCAGCTGACGCCGACCATGCTGGCCCGCTTCCTGCGCTCCGGCTCCAGGACGTCCTTCCTGATCGCCCTGGCCCAGCTGGCCGATGTGGATTTCCATACCGCCAGCCAGATCGTCGAGCGCCGCGAGCTGGACGCCCTGTCGGTCATCTGCAAGGCGGCAGACCTGGACCGCGCCCTGTTCCTGACTTTCGCCGTGGTCATTCTGGGGTCCGAGGATAATGCCATGGGCAAGGCCCACGGCTATGCCAAACTCTACGCCGACCTGACCCGCGAGGCCGCCATGCGGACCCTGCGGTTCTGGCGCATGCGTCGCGGCTCGGCGGCGGCCTAG
- a CDS encoding PAS domain-containing protein, producing the protein MPKSNAFDRLTELAAAVFDAPIALITAIDDQRQWFRSNQGFGADQTTPGESFCRHMVGSEAGTTLVVEDATRDGRFADNRLVTEEGVRFYAGAVITTADGGQDGAVCVLDTVPRDAPTPAQMESLRLLARLAGQEIDRTRTLRQQAKHTDMLEMSEAMAGVGHWHCDLTTGVITWSDEVFRIHGLEPGSVNPTFHSLSAQYHPEDQAAGWALAQRARETGEGYDRLMRLTRHGEERVTRTQARVERDETGAVVALFGVFQDVTEAARATRAQTELVETLGMAEALAGVGCWRLDVATGRVTWSDEVYRIHGKTRETFDPSLHDAVSCYHPDDRAAVAASCDEAIRTGDAKEFQLRIVREDGEERIVRSRCRPERDDAGVTTALFGVFQDVTDSVRSQKRIEASEARYRLLADRASDVIVTYGVDGLIQYISPSVEAATGIAPGDLVGRPVTHLILDEDVPALSQRFREMVRAGPGTVQPGVVYRARMASGEIRWMEARTTLIRDDHGRVVQFHDVVRDINETKRLEDELIAARDVAEAAARSKSEFLANMSHELRTPLTSVIGFSGLLQSSEALPAAERRYADRIATSSEALLSVINDILDYSKLEADAVGLDPVAFDPTAMARATASIVETQCEAKGLSLVITTADDLPGAIMGDEGRLRQVTLNFLSNAVKFTNTGEIRLDVGSVDGRMRVAVTDSGIGVAADKIDALFERFTQADASTTRVYGGTGLGLAICRRLIEMMGGEIGATSRPGHGSTFWFEVPMIAAEPLDAMVEDAVEGLPEGLRVLMADDAPANRELVRVLLDAWGVDLTTVCDGAEAVQAVVAGDYDLILMDIHMPVMDGMDACRAIRALDGKAATTPILALTANVQPEQVEACHAAGMDGHVGKPIEVAALIEAMTKALHPSIPSNARAVA; encoded by the coding sequence GTGCCGAAGAGTAACGCGTTTGATCGGTTGACCGAATTGGCGGCGGCGGTGTTCGACGCTCCGATCGCCCTGATCACGGCCATCGACGACCAGCGCCAGTGGTTCCGATCCAACCAGGGCTTCGGGGCCGATCAGACGACGCCCGGGGAGTCCTTCTGTCGCCATATGGTCGGGTCCGAGGCCGGGACGACCCTGGTGGTCGAGGATGCGACCCGGGACGGCCGCTTCGCCGACAATCGCCTGGTCACCGAAGAAGGTGTGCGGTTCTATGCCGGGGCGGTGATCACGACGGCCGACGGGGGGCAGGATGGCGCCGTGTGCGTGCTCGACACCGTGCCGCGCGATGCCCCGACCCCGGCGCAGATGGAGAGCCTGAGGCTGCTGGCGCGGCTGGCGGGCCAGGAAATCGATCGTACGCGCACGCTGAGGCAACAGGCCAAACACACGGACATGCTGGAGATGTCCGAAGCCATGGCCGGGGTGGGGCACTGGCACTGTGACCTGACCACCGGCGTCATCACCTGGTCCGACGAGGTGTTCCGCATCCACGGCCTGGAGCCGGGATCGGTCAATCCCACCTTCCACAGCCTGAGCGCACAATACCATCCCGAGGACCAGGCGGCCGGCTGGGCGCTGGCGCAGCGGGCCAGGGAAACCGGCGAGGGCTATGACCGGCTGATGCGGCTGACGCGGCACGGCGAGGAGCGGGTGACGCGGACCCAGGCCCGGGTCGAACGCGACGAGACCGGGGCCGTGGTGGCCCTGTTCGGGGTCTTCCAGGACGTCACCGAGGCCGCGCGGGCGACGCGGGCCCAGACCGAGCTGGTCGAGACCCTGGGCATGGCGGAGGCCCTCGCCGGGGTCGGGTGCTGGCGTCTGGACGTCGCCACCGGCCGGGTGACCTGGTCGGACGAGGTGTACCGGATCCACGGCAAGACCCGCGAGACCTTCGATCCCAGCCTGCACGACGCCGTGAGCTGCTACCATCCCGACGACCGGGCGGCCGTCGCGGCGTCGTGCGACGAGGCCATCCGGACCGGCGACGCGAAGGAATTCCAGCTGAGGATCGTCCGCGAGGACGGGGAAGAGCGGATCGTCCGGTCGCGCTGCCGTCCCGAGCGCGACGACGCGGGGGTGACCACGGCGCTGTTCGGCGTCTTTCAGGATGTCACCGACAGCGTCCGCAGCCAGAAGCGGATCGAGGCCAGCGAGGCGCGCTACCGGCTGCTGGCGGACCGGGCCAGCGACGTGATCGTGACCTACGGGGTCGACGGACTCATCCAGTACATCTCGCCCAGCGTCGAGGCGGCGACGGGGATCGCGCCGGGCGATCTGGTCGGGCGTCCCGTCACGCATCTGATCCTCGACGAGGACGTGCCGGCGCTGTCGCAGCGTTTCCGCGAGATGGTCCGGGCCGGGCCGGGCACCGTCCAGCCGGGAGTCGTCTACAGGGCGCGGATGGCGTCGGGGGAGATCCGCTGGATGGAGGCGCGCACCACGCTGATCCGCGATGACCACGGCCGCGTCGTCCAGTTCCACGACGTGGTGCGCGACATCAACGAGACCAAGCGGCTGGAGGACGAACTGATCGCCGCGCGCGACGTGGCCGAGGCGGCGGCGAGGTCGAAGTCCGAGTTCCTGGCCAACATGTCCCACGAGCTGCGGACGCCCCTGACCAGCGTGATCGGCTTTTCGGGCCTGCTGCAGTCCAGCGAGGCCCTGCCCGCGGCGGAGCGCCGCTATGCCGACCGGATCGCGACCTCGTCGGAGGCCCTGCTGAGCGTCATCAACGACATCCTGGACTATTCCAAGCTGGAGGCGGACGCGGTGGGGCTGGACCCCGTCGCCTTCGATCCGACGGCCATGGCGCGGGCGACCGCCTCCATCGTCGAGACCCAGTGCGAGGCCAAGGGGCTGAGCCTGGTGATCACGACCGCGGACGACCTGCCCGGAGCGATCATGGGCGACGAGGGGCGGCTGCGGCAGGTGACGCTGAATTTCCTGTCGAACGCCGTCAAATTCACGAATACGGGCGAGATCCGGCTGGATGTCGGCAGCGTCGACGGGCGGATGCGGGTGGCGGTGACCGACAGCGGCATCGGCGTCGCGGCGGACAAGATCGACGCCCTGTTCGAGCGGTTCACACAGGCCGACGCCTCTACCACGCGGGTCTATGGCGGGACGGGGCTGGGGCTGGCGATCTGCCGGCGCCTGATCGAGATGATGGGCGGCGAGATCGGGGCGACCAGTCGCCCGGGGCACGGATCGACCTTCTGGTTCGAGGTCCCGATGATCGCGGCCGAGCCGCTGGATGCCATGGTCGAGGACGCCGTGGAGGGCCTGCCCGAGGGGCTCAGGGTCCTGATGGCCGACGATGCCCCGGCCAACCGCGAGCTGGTGCGGGTGCTGCTGGACGCCTGGGGGGTCGATCTGACGACGGTGTGCGACGGAGCCGAGGCCGTCCAGGCGGTGGTCGCCGGCGACTATGACCTGATCCTGATGGACATCCACATGCCGGTGATGGACGGGATGGACGCCTGTCGCGCCATTCGCGCCCTGGACGGCAAGGCGGCGACGACGCCGATCCTGGCCCTGACCGCCAACGTCCAGCCCGAGCAGGTCGAGGCCTGCCACGCCGCGGGCATGGACGGCCACGTCGGCAAGCCGATCGAGGTCGCCGCCCTGATCGAGGCCATGACGAAAGCGCTCCACCCCTCCATCCCCTCCAACGCAAGGGCCGTTGCATGA